From a single Pseudobutyrivibrio xylanivorans genomic region:
- a CDS encoding alpha-amylase family glycosyl hydrolase → MNISRGDFREFGPRISGRETVIFTFSVEPGSEKISIILFDKSTKKQISLIELSKDYSVGRVYSVQVSGINPDNVCYLFKVDGKFFVDPFATAIVGRDKWGDVSGREKQQFRVYSGIAHIEKDWKDARVKIAPSDMVLYKLHMRGFTAGFSMSESKIGCYKGLLSKVPYLKKLGVTSLELMPLYDFEELFLEAKSNISPKGKITQVMEYTGKNNYWGFGEANYFAPKASYFGGADNTAEGLRALVSSLHSKGFEIIMEMAFFVETSADIQLECLKYYVKYFHIDGFHIVGCNAPIERIAEEPFLADTKIFYEFIPEEILCNEKGRKHLFIYNDSFMNVTRQIQNHMNGSMVQFANHMRRQNSAYGFVNYMANVNGFSLWDSYAYGEKHNYDNGEDNKDGTNNNYSFNYGIEGKTTNKTINANRFREMRNAFTALMMSQSVPLFVAADEMAATHFGNNNPYCQDNKAGYTVFSKNKSKTTLQNFVSQLVEFRKNHKCLRTETPFLMNDYKHLGLPDMSFHGSEPWMMSIGEEQKALGVLYNGAYAKETEDVFVCYNFHYDSVDMALPLLAPGKRWRLCFNTAEYTDKSDFAPKPIHDQQSIKVPGSSISVLVGIKVDRNKA, encoded by the coding sequence ATGAACATTTCAAGAGGAGATTTTAGGGAATTTGGTCCACGAATCAGTGGAAGAGAAACGGTTATATTCACTTTTTCCGTGGAACCTGGTTCAGAAAAAATCTCTATCATTTTATTTGATAAATCCACTAAGAAACAGATTTCTTTAATAGAGCTTTCAAAGGATTATTCCGTTGGCAGAGTTTATTCTGTTCAGGTATCTGGCATTAATCCTGACAATGTTTGCTATCTCTTTAAGGTTGATGGCAAGTTTTTCGTTGATCCATTTGCCACTGCAATTGTAGGCAGAGACAAGTGGGGTGATGTTTCAGGAAGAGAGAAGCAGCAGTTTAGGGTTTATTCTGGTATTGCTCATATTGAAAAGGATTGGAAGGATGCTCGGGTTAAAATTGCACCATCCGATATGGTTTTATACAAGCTTCACATGAGAGGCTTTACAGCTGGATTTTCAATGTCTGAGTCAAAGATAGGATGCTATAAGGGGCTCTTGTCGAAGGTTCCTTATTTGAAGAAGCTTGGAGTTACAAGTCTTGAACTTATGCCTCTTTATGATTTTGAGGAGCTTTTCCTTGAGGCAAAATCCAATATTTCACCGAAGGGTAAAATCACTCAGGTGATGGAATATACCGGAAAGAATAATTATTGGGGCTTCGGTGAGGCAAACTATTTCGCGCCAAAGGCATCTTATTTTGGAGGGGCAGACAACACTGCTGAGGGACTCAGAGCACTTGTAAGCTCACTTCATTCAAAGGGCTTTGAAATCATTATGGAGATGGCATTTTTTGTTGAAACTTCAGCAGATATCCAACTTGAATGTTTGAAATACTATGTTAAGTATTTCCACATAGATGGATTCCATATTGTAGGCTGCAATGCGCCAATTGAGCGAATTGCAGAGGAACCATTCCTTGCAGATACCAAAATCTTCTATGAGTTTATTCCAGAGGAGATTCTTTGCAATGAAAAGGGCAGAAAGCATCTGTTTATTTACAATGATTCCTTTATGAATGTGACACGTCAGATTCAAAATCACATGAATGGCAGCATGGTGCAGTTTGCTAACCACATGCGAAGACAGAATTCGGCATACGGTTTTGTTAATTATATGGCAAATGTCAATGGTTTTTCCCTTTGGGATTCCTACGCTTACGGCGAGAAGCATAATTATGATAATGGCGAGGACAATAAGGACGGCACCAACAATAATTATTCCTTTAATTATGGTATTGAAGGAAAGACTACTAACAAGACTATAAATGCCAACCGCTTCAGGGAGATGAGAAATGCTTTTACAGCACTCATGATGTCCCAGAGTGTGCCTCTATTTGTGGCAGCAGATGAGATGGCGGCTACACATTTTGGTAATAATAATCCTTACTGTCAGGACAATAAGGCTGGTTATACAGTTTTTTCAAAGAACAAGAGCAAGACTACTTTACAGAATTTTGTCAGTCAGTTGGTAGAGTTCAGAAAGAACCATAAGTGCCTCAGAACCGAGACTCCATTTCTTATGAATGATTATAAGCATCTTGGCCTACCTGATATGTCATTCCATGGTTCAGAGCCTTGGATGATGAGTATCGGTGAGGAGCAGAAGGCACTTGGGGTTTTATATAATGGCGCATATGCCAAGGAAACAGAGGATGTTTTCGTTTGCTACAATTTCCACTATGACAGCGTGGATATGGCATTACCTTTGCTTGCGCCTGGAAAACGATGGCGTCTCTGTTTTAATACAGCTGAATACACTGATAAGAGTGATTTCGCACCGAAGCCTATTCATGACCAGCAATCAATTAAGGTTCCTGGCAGCTCCATCAGCGTGCTGGTAGGTATCAAAGTAGATAGAAATAAGGCTTAG
- a CDS encoding ATP-dependent helicase, with product MNLNASQRQAVLHKEGPCLVIAGPGSGKTAVLTQRVNELINSGVSASEILVITFTKAAAIEMKERFNRLSEDIKPVTFGTFHSLFWGILQKEMGYKASDIIMGQQKNRLLKEAIALAKIDKDDTALVNAYIAELSSLNNGMVNIESYQPKFVDAGKLKAFVRAYDFLKTKYHVIDFDDMLLKAYTLFRKKPEVLEKWQQRFSYFLVDEMQDMNDLQFELIRMLSERTRNLFCVGDDDQSIYGFRGSNPKIMRDFMDFYSDAAQILLNYNYRNPSNVVKAACNLIGKNGNRFAKNINSTAPEGNIKIIEKQSPMEEAAEIVAELKSLKANGCPYDEIAVLYRNHTDARYLVDMLVSEHLPFYLKEQMPNVYSHFIIADIECYFQIAIGNATKARLIGIINRPNRFIHRQCIENGITKSSMMAFYTINPSNQRMVEAFWADIALISRMSPVAAINYIRKVVGYDKFLVQEAMKNETDVNEYYEIMDFVLEIFKDCRTIKQAIDKLNMLKLKIDYENKNRVVDKGGKIGLYTLHSSKGLEFENVFILSCNDGVIPTNKVETREDLEAERRLFYVGITRCKRNLYLTYNNKKNRDKSRFLDELKL from the coding sequence ATGAATCTTAATGCGAGTCAAAGGCAGGCTGTTCTCCATAAGGAGGGACCCTGCCTTGTTATTGCAGGCCCAGGTAGTGGGAAAACTGCAGTTCTAACTCAGAGAGTTAATGAGCTTATTAATTCAGGTGTATCAGCCTCAGAAATCTTGGTAATTACCTTTACCAAGGCAGCTGCAATTGAAATGAAGGAACGTTTCAATAGGTTATCTGAGGATATTAAACCCGTAACCTTTGGAACGTTCCATTCTTTATTTTGGGGCATTCTTCAAAAAGAGATGGGATATAAAGCCAGTGATATTATCATGGGGCAACAGAAGAACAGACTTCTTAAGGAGGCAATCGCACTTGCAAAAATAGACAAGGATGATACAGCTCTGGTAAATGCATATATTGCGGAGCTTTCTTCTCTAAATAACGGGATGGTTAATATTGAAAGCTATCAGCCTAAATTTGTGGACGCTGGAAAATTGAAGGCATTTGTAAGAGCTTACGATTTTCTAAAAACAAAATATCATGTGATTGATTTTGATGATATGCTTCTAAAGGCGTATACATTGTTTAGGAAAAAGCCTGAGGTTCTTGAAAAATGGCAGCAGCGTTTTTCTTATTTTCTTGTTGATGAAATGCAGGATATGAATGATCTTCAGTTTGAACTTATCAGAATGCTTAGCGAAAGGACAAGAAATCTCTTCTGTGTTGGGGACGATGACCAGTCAATCTACGGTTTCAGAGGATCAAATCCGAAGATAATGAGGGATTTTATGGATTTCTATAGTGACGCCGCTCAGATATTACTTAATTATAATTACAGGAATCCATCCAATGTGGTGAAGGCTGCATGCAATCTGATAGGGAAAAATGGAAATCGATTTGCTAAAAACATTAACAGTACGGCGCCTGAGGGTAATATTAAAATAATTGAAAAGCAATCGCCGATGGAAGAGGCGGCAGAAATTGTTGCAGAGCTTAAATCACTTAAAGCAAATGGCTGTCCCTATGATGAAATTGCTGTATTATACAGGAATCATACGGATGCCAGGTACCTGGTGGATATGCTGGTGTCAGAACATCTTCCCTTTTATCTGAAGGAACAGATGCCCAACGTCTATTCTCATTTTATTATTGCGGATATAGAGTGCTATTTTCAGATAGCAATTGGAAATGCAACCAAGGCGAGGCTTATTGGGATAATCAATCGCCCAAATAGATTCATTCACAGGCAATGTATTGAAAATGGTATAACAAAATCATCAATGATGGCTTTCTACACTATAAATCCATCGAATCAGAGGATGGTAGAGGCTTTTTGGGCTGATATTGCATTGATTTCTAGGATGTCTCCTGTGGCGGCAATTAATTACATCAGAAAGGTTGTTGGCTATGATAAATTTTTGGTTCAGGAAGCTATGAAAAACGAAACTGATGTTAATGAATACTATGAAATAATGGATTTTGTATTGGAAATTTTTAAGGATTGCAGGACTATAAAGCAGGCTATTGATAAGCTAAATATGTTGAAGCTTAAAATTGATTATGAGAATAAGAATAGGGTAGTGGATAAAGGTGGAAAGATTGGACTTTATACCCTGCATTCCAGCAAGGGGTTGGAATTTGAAAATGTATTTATCCTTTCCTGCAATGATGGAGTTATTCCGACTAATAAGGTTGAAACAAGAGAGGATTTGGAGGCAGAGCGAAGATTATTTTATGTAGGAATAACAAGATGCAAACGAAATCTTTATCTGACCTATAACAATAAAAAAAATCGGGACAAGTCCCGATTTTTAGATGAATTGAAGCTTTAG
- a CDS encoding DUF1292 domain-containing protein, which translates to MDENQVFPVDNEDDDVVVTLNLDDGTEVTCEILTIFDVNEQDYIVLLPLDDKGEPNEDGEVYIYRYFEDENGAPSLDNIDSDEEYEAVSKRFDEICEEDFGE; encoded by the coding sequence ATGGACGAAAATCAGGTATTTCCAGTTGATAACGAAGACGATGATGTCGTTGTTACATTAAATTTAGATGATGGTACAGAAGTAACCTGCGAGATTCTCACAATCTTTGATGTGAATGAGCAGGACTATATTGTACTTCTTCCACTTGATGACAAGGGTGAGCCAAATGAAGATGGCGAGGTATACATCTATCGCTACTTCGAGGATGAGAATGGTGCTCCATCCCTTGACAACATTGATTCTGACGAGGAATACGAGGCAGTATCAAAGCGCTTCGATGAAATCTGCGAGGAGGACTTTGGCGAGTAG
- the gltX gene encoding glutamate--tRNA ligase encodes MSKVRTRFAPSPTGRMHVGNLRTALYAYLVAKHEGGDFLLRIEDTDQERLVEGAVDIIYRTLAATGLIHDEGPDKDKGVGPYVQSERQAQGIYLEYAKKLIEKGEAYYCFCDDERLAECKQVIGDKEIHIYDKHCLSLSKEEIEANLAAGKPYVIRQNNPRTGTTTFVDELYGEITVENAELDDMILIKSDGYPTYNFANVVDDHLMGITHVVRGNEYISSSPKYNRLYEAFGWEVPKYIHCPLITNEEHQKLSKRSGHSSYEDLIEQGFLTEAVVNFVALLGWSPENDNEIFSLEELVKEFDYHRISKSPAVFDITKLKWMNGEYMKAMDFDKFYEMAEPYLKEYIKGDYDLKKIAKMVQTRIEVFPDIKDHVDFFDAVPEYDSAMYTHKKMKTNEESSLAVLKELLPVLEAQDDYSNDALYALLSGFATEHEYKNGYVLWPVRTAVSGKQMTPGGATELMEILGKEESIKRIKAAIEKLS; translated from the coding sequence ATGAGTAAAGTAAGAACACGTTTCGCACCATCACCAACTGGTCGTATGCACGTTGGTAATCTTCGTACAGCTCTTTATGCGTACTTAGTTGCAAAGCATGAGGGAGGAGATTTCCTTCTTAGAATCGAGGATACTGATCAGGAGCGTCTTGTTGAGGGTGCCGTTGATATTATCTATAGAACACTTGCAGCTACAGGCCTTATTCATGATGAAGGTCCAGATAAGGACAAGGGTGTTGGTCCTTACGTTCAGTCTGAGCGTCAGGCGCAGGGCATCTATCTTGAATATGCTAAGAAGCTTATCGAAAAAGGTGAGGCATATTACTGCTTCTGTGATGATGAGCGTCTTGCAGAGTGCAAGCAGGTCATCGGTGACAAAGAAATCCATATTTATGACAAGCATTGCCTTAGCCTTTCAAAGGAGGAAATTGAGGCAAATCTTGCAGCTGGAAAGCCTTATGTTATCCGTCAGAACAATCCACGTACAGGCACAACTACATTCGTAGATGAGCTTTACGGAGAGATTACAGTAGAGAATGCAGAGCTTGATGATATGATTCTTATCAAGTCTGATGGATATCCTACATACAATTTCGCAAACGTAGTAGATGATCATCTTATGGGCATCACACACGTTGTTCGTGGTAATGAGTACATTTCTTCATCACCAAAGTACAATCGTCTTTACGAGGCATTTGGTTGGGAAGTACCTAAGTACATCCACTGCCCACTTATCACAAATGAGGAGCACCAGAAGCTTTCTAAGCGTTCAGGACACTCTTCATATGAGGATCTTATCGAGCAGGGCTTCCTTACAGAGGCTGTTGTTAACTTTGTAGCTCTTCTTGGATGGTCTCCAGAGAATGACAACGAGATTTTCTCACTTGAGGAGCTTGTTAAGGAATTTGATTATCATCGTATTTCAAAGTCTCCAGCTGTATTCGATATCACAAAGCTTAAGTGGATGAACGGCGAGTACATGAAGGCTATGGACTTTGATAAGTTCTACGAGATGGCTGAGCCATATCTTAAGGAATATATCAAGGGCGACTATGACCTTAAGAAGATTGCAAAGATGGTTCAGACTCGTATCGAGGTATTCCCAGATATCAAGGATCATGTTGATTTCTTCGATGCAGTACCAGAGTACGACAGTGCAATGTATACTCACAAGAAAATGAAGACAAACGAGGAGTCTAGCTTGGCAGTTCTCAAGGAGCTTTTACCAGTTCTTGAGGCTCAGGATGACTACTCAAATGATGCTCTTTATGCACTTCTTTCAGGATTTGCTACAGAGCATGAATACAAGAATGGATACGTTCTCTGGCCAGTACGTACAGCTGTTTCAGGTAAACAGATGACTCCTGGCGGTGCAACAGAGTTGATGGAAATCCTTGGCAAGGAAGAGTCTATCAAGCGTATCAAGGCAGCAATTGAAAAGCTTTCTTAA
- a CDS encoding YifB family Mg chelatase-like AAA ATPase: MYSIVNTATIFGIDSKIISVEADISEGMPIFEMVGYLSSEVKEAKERVRAALKNEGYALPIKRITVNLSPASIRKTGAGFDLPIAVAILSAIDIIKHEDLSSICLLGEIGLDGKIQPVNGVLSMVMEARKNNLKVVIVPKQNLTEARLVTGIITIGVEKLKDVIELINNGVFEMEESKSQPSAKLIENEYDFSMINGQLALRRACEVAISGMHNLLMVGPPGAGKSMIAKCIPSILPSMQEDEQMELSKIYSVSGIFDERFGLIKNRPFRSPHHTVSPQGLVGGGQIPRPGEISLAHGGVLFLDELTEFNKSTLEILRQPLEDKKINISRATGSFSFPADFVLVAAMNPCSCGYYPDLNRCHCSKMSIQRYLAKISQPLLDRIDICVEAPTLNFSQITEKSKNESSESIRARVIKAHQLQNARFEPYGFKFNSQIPSNMIDKFCPLTAENAQYMEEMYNKYSLTARTYHKVLRVARTIADMDGSEDILLNHLIEAVTYRGLDKKYWEEG, from the coding sequence TTGTATAGTATTGTAAATACCGCTACCATTTTCGGTATCGACTCTAAAATTATATCTGTGGAAGCAGATATTTCTGAAGGTATGCCCATTTTTGAGATGGTGGGATATCTTTCATCAGAGGTAAAGGAGGCCAAGGAGCGCGTTCGAGCTGCGCTGAAAAACGAGGGCTATGCTTTACCAATCAAACGAATCACAGTAAATTTATCACCAGCCAGCATAAGAAAGACCGGGGCAGGCTTTGATTTGCCTATTGCAGTAGCTATATTATCGGCCATAGACATAATTAAACACGAAGACCTGTCATCTATATGCCTTTTGGGAGAAATTGGCTTAGACGGCAAAATTCAGCCTGTGAATGGTGTCCTATCAATGGTGATGGAAGCCAGAAAGAATAATCTGAAGGTTGTAATCGTTCCTAAGCAGAATTTGACTGAGGCCAGACTTGTTACTGGAATTATCACAATAGGAGTTGAGAAGCTCAAGGATGTTATTGAATTAATCAATAATGGTGTTTTTGAAATGGAAGAAAGTAAGAGTCAGCCCTCAGCGAAGCTTATTGAAAATGAATACGATTTTTCCATGATTAATGGTCAGCTAGCTTTAAGGCGTGCCTGTGAAGTTGCGATTTCTGGTATGCACAACCTTCTTATGGTAGGACCTCCTGGAGCTGGTAAATCCATGATTGCAAAGTGTATTCCGTCAATTTTGCCTTCAATGCAGGAGGATGAGCAGATGGAGCTGTCAAAGATTTATTCTGTTTCAGGAATTTTTGATGAGAGATTTGGATTAATCAAAAATAGACCATTTAGAAGTCCACACCATACAGTTTCACCACAGGGGCTTGTGGGAGGTGGACAGATTCCCCGCCCAGGAGAAATTTCACTAGCCCATGGTGGAGTGCTTTTTTTAGATGAGCTGACAGAGTTTAATAAATCAACTCTTGAGATTCTTAGACAGCCCCTTGAGGACAAAAAGATAAATATTTCCCGAGCTACGGGAAGTTTTTCTTTTCCAGCGGATTTTGTTTTGGTTGCAGCTATGAATCCATGCTCCTGCGGATATTATCCTGATTTGAATCGTTGCCACTGTTCTAAAATGTCTATACAAAGATACTTGGCAAAAATTTCTCAGCCGCTGCTTGATAGAATTGATATCTGCGTTGAGGCGCCAACCTTGAATTTTTCACAGATAACAGAAAAATCAAAGAATGAGTCATCGGAAAGCATTCGAGCTCGTGTAATTAAGGCTCACCAGCTTCAGAATGCGAGATTCGAGCCTTATGGTTTCAAATTTAACAGCCAGATTCCGAGTAATATGATTGATAAGTTTTGCCCGCTTACTGCAGAAAATGCTCAGTACATGGAAGAGATGTACAATAAGTATTCATTGACAGCAAGAACCTATCACAAGGTGCTTAGAGTGGCTCGTACAATTGCTGATATGGATGGAAGTGAGGATATACTTCTTAATCATCTCATTGAGGCTGTTACCTATAGAGGTCTGGACAAAAAATATTGGGAGGAGGGCTAG
- the trpS gene encoding tryptophan--tRNA ligase: MEKERKVLYSGMQATGKLTIGNYIGALKNWVNLHEEYDCFFGVMDLHSLTVRQNPTEFKQNARRIYTQYVAAGLDPKKNCIYFQSHVPAHAELGWVLDCFTYMGELNRMTQFKDKSAKHADNINAGLFTYPALMAADILLYQADLVPIGADQKQHLEICRDVAERFNNIYGDVFTIPEGYFPKAGARIMSLAEPTKKMSKSDENVNATIYLVDDRDTIIRKFKKAVTDSDAEVRYDVENKPGVSNLMEIYGVVTGKSMEEVEREFDGKGYGDFKLAVGESVADLLDPFHVRCAELEQDKTYINECIKENAEKASYFANKTLRKVHKKLGLTERIR; this comes from the coding sequence ATGGAAAAGGAAAGAAAAGTTTTATATTCAGGTATGCAGGCTACAGGCAAGCTTACCATTGGAAATTATATTGGAGCCCTTAAGAACTGGGTTAATTTACATGAGGAGTACGACTGCTTCTTTGGCGTTATGGATTTACATTCACTTACGGTTCGCCAGAATCCTACAGAGTTCAAGCAGAATGCTCGCCGTATCTACACACAGTATGTAGCTGCAGGTCTTGATCCAAAGAAGAACTGCATTTATTTCCAGTCACATGTGCCAGCACATGCTGAGCTTGGCTGGGTTCTTGACTGCTTTACCTACATGGGAGAGCTTAATAGAATGACACAGTTCAAGGACAAGTCTGCAAAGCACGCGGATAATATCAATGCAGGTCTTTTTACATATCCAGCATTAATGGCAGCAGATATTCTTCTTTATCAGGCAGACCTTGTGCCAATCGGCGCAGATCAGAAGCAGCACCTTGAGATTTGTCGTGACGTTGCAGAGCGTTTTAACAATATTTACGGTGATGTCTTCACTATTCCTGAGGGCTATTTCCCTAAGGCTGGTGCAAGAATTATGTCGTTGGCAGAGCCTACTAAGAAGATGTCAAAGTCTGATGAAAATGTTAATGCAACAATTTATCTTGTTGATGATAGAGACACAATCATTCGCAAGTTCAAGAAGGCTGTTACAGATTCAGATGCTGAGGTTCGTTATGATGTAGAGAACAAGCCAGGTGTTTCAAATCTTATGGAAATCTACGGTGTAGTTACTGGAAAGTCTATGGAAGAAGTTGAGCGTGAGTTCGACGGCAAGGGCTATGGAGATTTCAAGCTTGCAGTTGGAGAGTCAGTTGCAGATCTTCTTGATCCATTCCATGTTCGCTGTGCTGAGCTTGAGCAGGATAAGACTTATATCAACGAGTGCATCAAGGAAAATGCTGAGAAGGCTTCTTATTTCGCTAATAAGACACTTCGCAAGGTTCACAAGAAGCTTGGTCTTACAGAGCGAATCAGATAA
- a CDS encoding DUF5662 family protein yields the protein MKAWEHLKTINHHRRLVRKGCFAVGLYWQGLTHDLSKYSWVEFSVGAKYFQGDKSPNNAERAATGVSMAWLHHKGRNKHHFEYWIDYGLDEHHGMTGMEMPVRYVVEMYCDRVAACKTYQKEKYTDASALKYFEHGKAKYMMNENTKKLLEDMLTHLAEHGEEATNDYIRREILKNK from the coding sequence ATGAAGGCTTGGGAACATTTAAAAACAATAAATCATCATAGACGTTTAGTTAGAAAAGGCTGCTTTGCAGTAGGACTTTACTGGCAGGGCCTGACTCACGATCTTTCAAAATATTCATGGGTAGAATTTTCTGTAGGCGCAAAATACTTCCAGGGCGATAAAAGCCCAAACAATGCGGAACGTGCAGCTACGGGTGTATCCATGGCCTGGCTTCACCACAAGGGAAGAAACAAGCATCACTTTGAATACTGGATTGACTATGGACTTGATGAGCATCATGGTATGACTGGCATGGAGATGCCAGTGCGATACGTGGTTGAGATGTATTGTGACAGGGTAGCAGCCTGCAAAACCTATCAGAAGGAAAAATATACCGATGCCAGTGCTCTTAAATATTTCGAGCATGGCAAGGCAAAATACATGATGAACGAGAACACCAAAAAGCTTTTGGAGGATATGCTCACTCATTTGGCTGAGCATGGTGAGGAAGCTACAAACGACTACATTAGACGAGAAATATTAAAGAATAAGTAA
- the dprA gene encoding DNA-processing protein DprA encodes MNQQLYQYWFMKNEDISYGKKHKLLEYFFDSYHIYNATKSELMGSNLFDEKTADKFILNRSKFDLNKELEAFYHTPFSFITMEDEKFPEKLLNIYDPPYGLYYLGKLPDFSRCISIVGARRCSAYGKKMAQELGRELAKAGFTIISGMARGVDAYGHRGCLEAEGTTVAVLGSGCDVIYPTDNRLLYEEIAKSGAILSEYQMGTSPLAQNFPRRNRIVSALSDIVVVVEAREKSGSLITADFALEQGKDIFVVPGRVGDSLSTGCNKLLSQGAGVIWSTENFLKDLSTLYGSPVSSIENKNEKKNVRPTLTKEQRTVYNLFDLYPKSLSEVLEESRMDYLKLLSEVLALERMGLLCELFKNNYVKQET; translated from the coding sequence ATGAATCAACAGCTATATCAATACTGGTTCATGAAAAATGAGGATATTTCCTATGGAAAAAAGCATAAGTTGCTGGAATATTTTTTCGATTCTTACCATATATATAATGCCACAAAATCTGAACTTATGGGAAGCAATCTTTTTGATGAGAAGACAGCGGATAAATTTATCCTTAATCGCAGTAAATTCGATCTAAACAAAGAACTGGAGGCTTTTTATCATACTCCATTTTCATTTATTACCATGGAGGATGAAAAGTTTCCGGAGAAGCTTCTGAATATCTATGATCCACCTTATGGCCTTTATTATCTTGGTAAGCTGCCTGATTTTAGCAGATGTATCTCTATAGTCGGAGCAAGACGCTGCAGTGCTTATGGAAAGAAAATGGCGCAGGAGTTGGGCAGAGAGCTGGCAAAGGCTGGCTTTACCATTATAAGTGGTATGGCCAGAGGTGTGGATGCTTATGGTCATAGGGGCTGTTTGGAGGCTGAGGGAACCACAGTTGCAGTGCTTGGAAGCGGCTGCGATGTGATTTATCCAACAGACAATCGTTTATTATATGAAGAAATAGCAAAAAGCGGTGCGATTCTTTCAGAATACCAAATGGGAACCTCACCATTGGCACAGAATTTCCCTCGAAGAAACCGTATAGTATCAGCACTTTCTGATATTGTGGTTGTGGTGGAGGCGAGAGAAAAATCTGGTTCACTAATCACAGCTGATTTTGCCTTAGAGCAGGGAAAGGATATCTTCGTTGTGCCAGGTCGTGTTGGGGATTCTCTTTCTACAGGTTGCAACAAATTGCTGTCACAGGGGGCAGGGGTTATATGGTCCACAGAAAACTTTTTAAAGGATTTGTCTACACTTTATGGTTCACCCGTTTCTTCTATTGAAAATAAAAACGAAAAGAAAAATGTCCGTCCAACACTTACGAAGGAGCAGAGAACTGTATACAATCTGTTTGATTTGTATCCTAAAAGCCTATCTGAAGTTTTGGAAGAAAGTCGTATGGATTATCTTAAGCTTTTGTCGGAGGTGCTAGCACTGGAGCGCATGGGACTTCTATGTGAACTTTTCAAAAACAATTACGTCAAACAGGAAACATAA